In Falco cherrug isolate bFalChe1 chromosome 5, bFalChe1.pri, whole genome shotgun sequence, one DNA window encodes the following:
- the LOC129734142 gene encoding zinc finger protein 501-like isoform X1 — protein MPACVFYFLGIKFPEEGRNEALWVQQVRRQHQTDVEPATRDTDTLLRCSVAPTTSPAGDGREVEDQEHEPGHSSGTNACEMCGKSFRLRSNLLTHCCGHQGQRPYACPECGCRFGQSSNLLTHQRLHTGERPYPCRDCGRSFNVNSDLVKHRRMHTGERPYLCPECGRRFGSSSNLTRHQRLHTGEHPYHCPDCSESFRDCSALTIHRRAHMGERPYPCPACGKAFADSSLLAKHQRTHCADKSFACPDCGKSFSTNSYLLRHRRTHLAEKPYRCGECGRGYSQLTHLSTHQWVHSGERPYSCCECSKSFTTSSALTKHKRIHTGERPYICPDCGKSFSQSSNVITHWQLQHGKSL, from the exons ATGCCAgcctgtgttttttattttctgggaatCAAATTCCCCGAGGAAGGAAGGAACGAAGCATTGTGGGTGCAGCAGGTAAGACGGCAGCACCAAACAGATGTGGAGCCAGCTACCAGAGACACCGATACGCTCCTTCGCTGCAGTGTCGCACCCACAACCTCTCCAG CAGGTGACGGGCGGGAGGTTGAGGATCAGGAGCATGAGCCGGGGCACAGTAGTGGCACCAATGCCTGTGAGATGTGCGGCAAGAGCTTCCGGCTCCGCTCCAACCTGCTGACCCACTGCTGTGGCCACCAGGGCCAGCGGCCCTATGCCTGCCCTGAGTGCGGGTGCCGCTTCGGGCAGAGCTCCAACCTCCTCACCCACCAACGGCTTCACACCGGTGAGCGGCCCTACCCCTGCCGCGACTGCGGCCGCAGCTTCAATGTCAACTCGGACCTGGTGAAGCACCGGCGGATGCACACAGGTGAGCGGCCGTACCTGTGCCCTGAGTGTGGGCGGCGTTTTGGCAGCAGCTCCAACCTCACCCGCCACCAGCGCCTTCACACCGGCGAGCACCCTTACCACTGCCCCGACTGCAGCGAGAGTTTTCGGGACTGTTCAGCACTCACCATCCACCGGCGCGCTCACATGGGCGAGCGGCCCTACCCCTGCCCAGCATGCGGCAAAGCCTTTGCCGACAGCTCGCTGCTGGCCAAGCACCAACGCACCCACTGTGCCGACAAATCCTTCGCTTGCCCCGACTGCGGGAAGAGCTTTTCCACCAATTCCTACCTCCTCCGGCACCGGCGGACACACTTAGCAGAGAAACCGTATCGCTGCGGGGAGTGTGGGCGGGGGTACAGCCAGCTCACCCACCTCAGCACCCACCAGTGGGTGCACAGTGGCGAGCGGCCCTACAGCTGCTGCGAGTGCAGCAAGAGCTTCACCACCAGCTCAGCGCTCACCAAACACAAGCGTATCCACACTGGCGAGCGCCCCTACATCTGCCCCGACTGCGGCAAGAGCTTCAGCCAGAGCTCCAACGTCATCACccactggcagctgcagcacggCAAGTCCCTCTGA
- the LOC129734142 gene encoding zinc finger protein 501-like isoform X4, which produces MWSQLPETPIRSFAAVSHPQPLQGTKGPCMDPGTCGPAAEASQGDAAAGDGREVEDQEHEPGHSSGTNACEMCGKSFRLRSNLLTHCCGHQGQRPYACPECGCRFGQSSNLLTHQRLHTGERPYPCRDCGRSFNVNSDLVKHRRMHTGERPYLCPECGRRFGSSSNLTRHQRLHTGEHPYHCPDCSESFRDCSALTIHRRAHMGERPYPCPACGKAFADSSLLAKHQRTHCADKSFACPDCGKSFSTNSYLLRHRRTHLAEKPYRCGECGRGYSQLTHLSTHQWVHSGERPYSCCECSKSFTTSSALTKHKRIHTGERPYICPDCGKSFSQSSNVITHWQLQHGKSL; this is translated from the exons ATGTGGAGCCAGCTACCAGAGACACCGATACGCTCCTTCGCTGCAGTGTCGCACCCACAACCTCTCCAG GGGACAAAGGGTCCCTGCATGGACCCTGGCACCTGTGGCCCCGCAGCAGAAGCAAGCCAAGGAGACGCTGCGGCAG GTGACGGGCGGGAGGTTGAGGATCAGGAGCATGAGCCGGGGCACAGTAGTGGCACCAATGCCTGTGAGATGTGCGGCAAGAGCTTCCGGCTCCGCTCCAACCTGCTGACCCACTGCTGTGGCCACCAGGGCCAGCGGCCCTATGCCTGCCCTGAGTGCGGGTGCCGCTTCGGGCAGAGCTCCAACCTCCTCACCCACCAACGGCTTCACACCGGTGAGCGGCCCTACCCCTGCCGCGACTGCGGCCGCAGCTTCAATGTCAACTCGGACCTGGTGAAGCACCGGCGGATGCACACAGGTGAGCGGCCGTACCTGTGCCCTGAGTGTGGGCGGCGTTTTGGCAGCAGCTCCAACCTCACCCGCCACCAGCGCCTTCACACCGGCGAGCACCCTTACCACTGCCCCGACTGCAGCGAGAGTTTTCGGGACTGTTCAGCACTCACCATCCACCGGCGCGCTCACATGGGCGAGCGGCCCTACCCCTGCCCAGCATGCGGCAAAGCCTTTGCCGACAGCTCGCTGCTGGCCAAGCACCAACGCACCCACTGTGCCGACAAATCCTTCGCTTGCCCCGACTGCGGGAAGAGCTTTTCCACCAATTCCTACCTCCTCCGGCACCGGCGGACACACTTAGCAGAGAAACCGTATCGCTGCGGGGAGTGTGGGCGGGGGTACAGCCAGCTCACCCACCTCAGCACCCACCAGTGGGTGCACAGTGGCGAGCGGCCCTACAGCTGCTGCGAGTGCAGCAAGAGCTTCACCACCAGCTCAGCGCTCACCAAACACAAGCGTATCCACACTGGCGAGCGCCCCTACATCTGCCCCGACTGCGGCAAGAGCTTCAGCCAGAGCTCCAACGTCATCACccactggcagctgcagcacggCAAGTCCCTCTGA
- the LOC129734142 gene encoding zinc finger protein 501-like isoform X7 has product MDPGTCGPAAEASQGDAAAAGDGREVEDQEHEPGHSSGTNACEMCGKSFRLRSNLLTHCCGHQGQRPYACPECGCRFGQSSNLLTHQRLHTGERPYPCRDCGRSFNVNSDLVKHRRMHTGERPYLCPECGRRFGSSSNLTRHQRLHTGEHPYHCPDCSESFRDCSALTIHRRAHMGERPYPCPACGKAFADSSLLAKHQRTHCADKSFACPDCGKSFSTNSYLLRHRRTHLAEKPYRCGECGRGYSQLTHLSTHQWVHSGERPYSCCECSKSFTTSSALTKHKRIHTGERPYICPDCGKSFSQSSNVITHWQLQHGKSL; this is encoded by the exons ATGGACCCTGGCACCTGTGGCCCCGCAGCAGAAGCAAGCCAAGGAGACGCTGCGGCAG CAGGTGACGGGCGGGAGGTTGAGGATCAGGAGCATGAGCCGGGGCACAGTAGTGGCACCAATGCCTGTGAGATGTGCGGCAAGAGCTTCCGGCTCCGCTCCAACCTGCTGACCCACTGCTGTGGCCACCAGGGCCAGCGGCCCTATGCCTGCCCTGAGTGCGGGTGCCGCTTCGGGCAGAGCTCCAACCTCCTCACCCACCAACGGCTTCACACCGGTGAGCGGCCCTACCCCTGCCGCGACTGCGGCCGCAGCTTCAATGTCAACTCGGACCTGGTGAAGCACCGGCGGATGCACACAGGTGAGCGGCCGTACCTGTGCCCTGAGTGTGGGCGGCGTTTTGGCAGCAGCTCCAACCTCACCCGCCACCAGCGCCTTCACACCGGCGAGCACCCTTACCACTGCCCCGACTGCAGCGAGAGTTTTCGGGACTGTTCAGCACTCACCATCCACCGGCGCGCTCACATGGGCGAGCGGCCCTACCCCTGCCCAGCATGCGGCAAAGCCTTTGCCGACAGCTCGCTGCTGGCCAAGCACCAACGCACCCACTGTGCCGACAAATCCTTCGCTTGCCCCGACTGCGGGAAGAGCTTTTCCACCAATTCCTACCTCCTCCGGCACCGGCGGACACACTTAGCAGAGAAACCGTATCGCTGCGGGGAGTGTGGGCGGGGGTACAGCCAGCTCACCCACCTCAGCACCCACCAGTGGGTGCACAGTGGCGAGCGGCCCTACAGCTGCTGCGAGTGCAGCAAGAGCTTCACCACCAGCTCAGCGCTCACCAAACACAAGCGTATCCACACTGGCGAGCGCCCCTACATCTGCCCCGACTGCGGCAAGAGCTTCAGCCAGAGCTCCAACGTCATCACccactggcagctgcagcacggCAAGTCCCTCTGA
- the LOC129734142 gene encoding zinc finger protein 501-like isoform X8, which produces MDPGTCGPAAEASQGDAAAGDGREVEDQEHEPGHSSGTNACEMCGKSFRLRSNLLTHCCGHQGQRPYACPECGCRFGQSSNLLTHQRLHTGERPYPCRDCGRSFNVNSDLVKHRRMHTGERPYLCPECGRRFGSSSNLTRHQRLHTGEHPYHCPDCSESFRDCSALTIHRRAHMGERPYPCPACGKAFADSSLLAKHQRTHCADKSFACPDCGKSFSTNSYLLRHRRTHLAEKPYRCGECGRGYSQLTHLSTHQWVHSGERPYSCCECSKSFTTSSALTKHKRIHTGERPYICPDCGKSFSQSSNVITHWQLQHGKSL; this is translated from the exons ATGGACCCTGGCACCTGTGGCCCCGCAGCAGAAGCAAGCCAAGGAGACGCTGCGGCAG GTGACGGGCGGGAGGTTGAGGATCAGGAGCATGAGCCGGGGCACAGTAGTGGCACCAATGCCTGTGAGATGTGCGGCAAGAGCTTCCGGCTCCGCTCCAACCTGCTGACCCACTGCTGTGGCCACCAGGGCCAGCGGCCCTATGCCTGCCCTGAGTGCGGGTGCCGCTTCGGGCAGAGCTCCAACCTCCTCACCCACCAACGGCTTCACACCGGTGAGCGGCCCTACCCCTGCCGCGACTGCGGCCGCAGCTTCAATGTCAACTCGGACCTGGTGAAGCACCGGCGGATGCACACAGGTGAGCGGCCGTACCTGTGCCCTGAGTGTGGGCGGCGTTTTGGCAGCAGCTCCAACCTCACCCGCCACCAGCGCCTTCACACCGGCGAGCACCCTTACCACTGCCCCGACTGCAGCGAGAGTTTTCGGGACTGTTCAGCACTCACCATCCACCGGCGCGCTCACATGGGCGAGCGGCCCTACCCCTGCCCAGCATGCGGCAAAGCCTTTGCCGACAGCTCGCTGCTGGCCAAGCACCAACGCACCCACTGTGCCGACAAATCCTTCGCTTGCCCCGACTGCGGGAAGAGCTTTTCCACCAATTCCTACCTCCTCCGGCACCGGCGGACACACTTAGCAGAGAAACCGTATCGCTGCGGGGAGTGTGGGCGGGGGTACAGCCAGCTCACCCACCTCAGCACCCACCAGTGGGTGCACAGTGGCGAGCGGCCCTACAGCTGCTGCGAGTGCAGCAAGAGCTTCACCACCAGCTCAGCGCTCACCAAACACAAGCGTATCCACACTGGCGAGCGCCCCTACATCTGCCCCGACTGCGGCAAGAGCTTCAGCCAGAGCTCCAACGTCATCACccactggcagctgcagcacggCAAGTCCCTCTGA
- the LOC129734142 gene encoding zinc finger protein 501-like isoform X5, translating into MTREGGLLNVAPPKIFCLKKKMRCCCWLHPSGPCVPRAGDGREVEDQEHEPGHSSGTNACEMCGKSFRLRSNLLTHCCGHQGQRPYACPECGCRFGQSSNLLTHQRLHTGERPYPCRDCGRSFNVNSDLVKHRRMHTGERPYLCPECGRRFGSSSNLTRHQRLHTGEHPYHCPDCSESFRDCSALTIHRRAHMGERPYPCPACGKAFADSSLLAKHQRTHCADKSFACPDCGKSFSTNSYLLRHRRTHLAEKPYRCGECGRGYSQLTHLSTHQWVHSGERPYSCCECSKSFTTSSALTKHKRIHTGERPYICPDCGKSFSQSSNVITHWQLQHGKSL; encoded by the exons ATGACGAGGGAAGGTGGTTTGTTAAATGTGGCACCACCAAaaattttctgtctgaaaaagaaaatgcgCTGCTGTTGCTGGTTGCATCCATCAGGACCGTGCGTGCCACGGG CAGGTGACGGGCGGGAGGTTGAGGATCAGGAGCATGAGCCGGGGCACAGTAGTGGCACCAATGCCTGTGAGATGTGCGGCAAGAGCTTCCGGCTCCGCTCCAACCTGCTGACCCACTGCTGTGGCCACCAGGGCCAGCGGCCCTATGCCTGCCCTGAGTGCGGGTGCCGCTTCGGGCAGAGCTCCAACCTCCTCACCCACCAACGGCTTCACACCGGTGAGCGGCCCTACCCCTGCCGCGACTGCGGCCGCAGCTTCAATGTCAACTCGGACCTGGTGAAGCACCGGCGGATGCACACAGGTGAGCGGCCGTACCTGTGCCCTGAGTGTGGGCGGCGTTTTGGCAGCAGCTCCAACCTCACCCGCCACCAGCGCCTTCACACCGGCGAGCACCCTTACCACTGCCCCGACTGCAGCGAGAGTTTTCGGGACTGTTCAGCACTCACCATCCACCGGCGCGCTCACATGGGCGAGCGGCCCTACCCCTGCCCAGCATGCGGCAAAGCCTTTGCCGACAGCTCGCTGCTGGCCAAGCACCAACGCACCCACTGTGCCGACAAATCCTTCGCTTGCCCCGACTGCGGGAAGAGCTTTTCCACCAATTCCTACCTCCTCCGGCACCGGCGGACACACTTAGCAGAGAAACCGTATCGCTGCGGGGAGTGTGGGCGGGGGTACAGCCAGCTCACCCACCTCAGCACCCACCAGTGGGTGCACAGTGGCGAGCGGCCCTACAGCTGCTGCGAGTGCAGCAAGAGCTTCACCACCAGCTCAGCGCTCACCAAACACAAGCGTATCCACACTGGCGAGCGCCCCTACATCTGCCCCGACTGCGGCAAGAGCTTCAGCCAGAGCTCCAACGTCATCACccactggcagctgcagcacggCAAGTCCCTCTGA
- the LOC129734142 gene encoding zinc finger protein 501-like isoform X2: MPACVFYFLGIKFPEEGRNEALWVQQVRRQHQTDVEPATRDTDTLLRCSVAPTTSPGDGREVEDQEHEPGHSSGTNACEMCGKSFRLRSNLLTHCCGHQGQRPYACPECGCRFGQSSNLLTHQRLHTGERPYPCRDCGRSFNVNSDLVKHRRMHTGERPYLCPECGRRFGSSSNLTRHQRLHTGEHPYHCPDCSESFRDCSALTIHRRAHMGERPYPCPACGKAFADSSLLAKHQRTHCADKSFACPDCGKSFSTNSYLLRHRRTHLAEKPYRCGECGRGYSQLTHLSTHQWVHSGERPYSCCECSKSFTTSSALTKHKRIHTGERPYICPDCGKSFSQSSNVITHWQLQHGKSL, translated from the exons ATGCCAgcctgtgttttttattttctgggaatCAAATTCCCCGAGGAAGGAAGGAACGAAGCATTGTGGGTGCAGCAGGTAAGACGGCAGCACCAAACAGATGTGGAGCCAGCTACCAGAGACACCGATACGCTCCTTCGCTGCAGTGTCGCACCCACAACCTCTCCAG GTGACGGGCGGGAGGTTGAGGATCAGGAGCATGAGCCGGGGCACAGTAGTGGCACCAATGCCTGTGAGATGTGCGGCAAGAGCTTCCGGCTCCGCTCCAACCTGCTGACCCACTGCTGTGGCCACCAGGGCCAGCGGCCCTATGCCTGCCCTGAGTGCGGGTGCCGCTTCGGGCAGAGCTCCAACCTCCTCACCCACCAACGGCTTCACACCGGTGAGCGGCCCTACCCCTGCCGCGACTGCGGCCGCAGCTTCAATGTCAACTCGGACCTGGTGAAGCACCGGCGGATGCACACAGGTGAGCGGCCGTACCTGTGCCCTGAGTGTGGGCGGCGTTTTGGCAGCAGCTCCAACCTCACCCGCCACCAGCGCCTTCACACCGGCGAGCACCCTTACCACTGCCCCGACTGCAGCGAGAGTTTTCGGGACTGTTCAGCACTCACCATCCACCGGCGCGCTCACATGGGCGAGCGGCCCTACCCCTGCCCAGCATGCGGCAAAGCCTTTGCCGACAGCTCGCTGCTGGCCAAGCACCAACGCACCCACTGTGCCGACAAATCCTTCGCTTGCCCCGACTGCGGGAAGAGCTTTTCCACCAATTCCTACCTCCTCCGGCACCGGCGGACACACTTAGCAGAGAAACCGTATCGCTGCGGGGAGTGTGGGCGGGGGTACAGCCAGCTCACCCACCTCAGCACCCACCAGTGGGTGCACAGTGGCGAGCGGCCCTACAGCTGCTGCGAGTGCAGCAAGAGCTTCACCACCAGCTCAGCGCTCACCAAACACAAGCGTATCCACACTGGCGAGCGCCCCTACATCTGCCCCGACTGCGGCAAGAGCTTCAGCCAGAGCTCCAACGTCATCACccactggcagctgcagcacggCAAGTCCCTCTGA
- the LOC129734142 gene encoding zinc finger protein 501-like isoform X3, whose amino-acid sequence MWSQLPETPIRSFAAVSHPQPLQGTKGPCMDPGTCGPAAEASQGDAAAAGDGREVEDQEHEPGHSSGTNACEMCGKSFRLRSNLLTHCCGHQGQRPYACPECGCRFGQSSNLLTHQRLHTGERPYPCRDCGRSFNVNSDLVKHRRMHTGERPYLCPECGRRFGSSSNLTRHQRLHTGEHPYHCPDCSESFRDCSALTIHRRAHMGERPYPCPACGKAFADSSLLAKHQRTHCADKSFACPDCGKSFSTNSYLLRHRRTHLAEKPYRCGECGRGYSQLTHLSTHQWVHSGERPYSCCECSKSFTTSSALTKHKRIHTGERPYICPDCGKSFSQSSNVITHWQLQHGKSL is encoded by the exons ATGTGGAGCCAGCTACCAGAGACACCGATACGCTCCTTCGCTGCAGTGTCGCACCCACAACCTCTCCAG GGGACAAAGGGTCCCTGCATGGACCCTGGCACCTGTGGCCCCGCAGCAGAAGCAAGCCAAGGAGACGCTGCGGCAG CAGGTGACGGGCGGGAGGTTGAGGATCAGGAGCATGAGCCGGGGCACAGTAGTGGCACCAATGCCTGTGAGATGTGCGGCAAGAGCTTCCGGCTCCGCTCCAACCTGCTGACCCACTGCTGTGGCCACCAGGGCCAGCGGCCCTATGCCTGCCCTGAGTGCGGGTGCCGCTTCGGGCAGAGCTCCAACCTCCTCACCCACCAACGGCTTCACACCGGTGAGCGGCCCTACCCCTGCCGCGACTGCGGCCGCAGCTTCAATGTCAACTCGGACCTGGTGAAGCACCGGCGGATGCACACAGGTGAGCGGCCGTACCTGTGCCCTGAGTGTGGGCGGCGTTTTGGCAGCAGCTCCAACCTCACCCGCCACCAGCGCCTTCACACCGGCGAGCACCCTTACCACTGCCCCGACTGCAGCGAGAGTTTTCGGGACTGTTCAGCACTCACCATCCACCGGCGCGCTCACATGGGCGAGCGGCCCTACCCCTGCCCAGCATGCGGCAAAGCCTTTGCCGACAGCTCGCTGCTGGCCAAGCACCAACGCACCCACTGTGCCGACAAATCCTTCGCTTGCCCCGACTGCGGGAAGAGCTTTTCCACCAATTCCTACCTCCTCCGGCACCGGCGGACACACTTAGCAGAGAAACCGTATCGCTGCGGGGAGTGTGGGCGGGGGTACAGCCAGCTCACCCACCTCAGCACCCACCAGTGGGTGCACAGTGGCGAGCGGCCCTACAGCTGCTGCGAGTGCAGCAAGAGCTTCACCACCAGCTCAGCGCTCACCAAACACAAGCGTATCCACACTGGCGAGCGCCCCTACATCTGCCCCGACTGCGGCAAGAGCTTCAGCCAGAGCTCCAACGTCATCACccactggcagctgcagcacggCAAGTCCCTCTGA
- the LOC129734142 gene encoding zinc finger protein 239-like isoform X6: MTREGGLLNVAPPKIFCLKKKMRCCCWLHPSGPCVPRGDGREVEDQEHEPGHSSGTNACEMCGKSFRLRSNLLTHCCGHQGQRPYACPECGCRFGQSSNLLTHQRLHTGERPYPCRDCGRSFNVNSDLVKHRRMHTGERPYLCPECGRRFGSSSNLTRHQRLHTGEHPYHCPDCSESFRDCSALTIHRRAHMGERPYPCPACGKAFADSSLLAKHQRTHCADKSFACPDCGKSFSTNSYLLRHRRTHLAEKPYRCGECGRGYSQLTHLSTHQWVHSGERPYSCCECSKSFTTSSALTKHKRIHTGERPYICPDCGKSFSQSSNVITHWQLQHGKSL; encoded by the exons ATGACGAGGGAAGGTGGTTTGTTAAATGTGGCACCACCAAaaattttctgtctgaaaaagaaaatgcgCTGCTGTTGCTGGTTGCATCCATCAGGACCGTGCGTGCCACGGG GTGACGGGCGGGAGGTTGAGGATCAGGAGCATGAGCCGGGGCACAGTAGTGGCACCAATGCCTGTGAGATGTGCGGCAAGAGCTTCCGGCTCCGCTCCAACCTGCTGACCCACTGCTGTGGCCACCAGGGCCAGCGGCCCTATGCCTGCCCTGAGTGCGGGTGCCGCTTCGGGCAGAGCTCCAACCTCCTCACCCACCAACGGCTTCACACCGGTGAGCGGCCCTACCCCTGCCGCGACTGCGGCCGCAGCTTCAATGTCAACTCGGACCTGGTGAAGCACCGGCGGATGCACACAGGTGAGCGGCCGTACCTGTGCCCTGAGTGTGGGCGGCGTTTTGGCAGCAGCTCCAACCTCACCCGCCACCAGCGCCTTCACACCGGCGAGCACCCTTACCACTGCCCCGACTGCAGCGAGAGTTTTCGGGACTGTTCAGCACTCACCATCCACCGGCGCGCTCACATGGGCGAGCGGCCCTACCCCTGCCCAGCATGCGGCAAAGCCTTTGCCGACAGCTCGCTGCTGGCCAAGCACCAACGCACCCACTGTGCCGACAAATCCTTCGCTTGCCCCGACTGCGGGAAGAGCTTTTCCACCAATTCCTACCTCCTCCGGCACCGGCGGACACACTTAGCAGAGAAACCGTATCGCTGCGGGGAGTGTGGGCGGGGGTACAGCCAGCTCACCCACCTCAGCACCCACCAGTGGGTGCACAGTGGCGAGCGGCCCTACAGCTGCTGCGAGTGCAGCAAGAGCTTCACCACCAGCTCAGCGCTCACCAAACACAAGCGTATCCACACTGGCGAGCGCCCCTACATCTGCCCCGACTGCGGCAAGAGCTTCAGCCAGAGCTCCAACGTCATCACccactggcagctgcagcacggCAAGTCCCTCTGA